A genomic region of Balaenoptera acutorostrata chromosome 4, mBalAcu1.1, whole genome shotgun sequence contains the following coding sequences:
- the LOC103000428 gene encoding keratin-associated protein 15-1 has translation MSFNCSSGNFSSLSLGGYLGYPVSTYDSFYPSNISYPHPSTFQLGSSLHGGCQETFFKPTSFQTPWAVTRSYQTSYFHPKNIIFHSPCQTNYTGSLGLGNTGLGSFGYGNTGFQSLGCGSSFCCPTYFSSRNCQSSCYQPAFSSRFFG, from the coding sequence ATGTCTTTCAACTGCAGCTCTGGAaacttctcctccctctcccttggaGGTTACCTGGGGTACCCAGTTTCCACCTATGATTCTTTCTACCCCAGCAATATAAGCTACCCCCACCCCAGCACTTTCCAGCTGGGCTCCTCTCTCCACGGTGGTTGTCAGGAGACCTTCTTTAAGCCCACCAGCTTCCAGACACCCTGGGCTGTGACCAGATCCTACCAGACATCCTACTTCCATCCAAAAAATATCATCTTCCACAGTCCCTGCCAAACAAATTACACTGGATCTCTAGGTTTGGGAAATACTGGCCTTGGATCTTTTGGTTATGGAAATACTGGCTTCCAGTCTCTGGGGTGTGGATCCAGCTTCTGCTGCCCAACTTACTTTTCTTCGAGGAATTGCCAGTCATCTTGTTACCAACCAGCCTTCAGCTCTCGCTTTTTTGGATAA